From Astyanax mexicanus isolate ESR-SI-001 chromosome 16, AstMex3_surface, whole genome shotgun sequence, one genomic window encodes:
- the mapk8ip1b gene encoding C-Jun-amino-terminal kinase-interacting protein 1 isoform X1: MNGKREGMAERERRKTPAAASSSRAPRLDSPASCRLTHDISLDEFEDEDLSEITEITDERGLSLNCNSLDIHKVQMKRACGGVCGGVCGGVCGAVGQVQADLEKIEPIDSGGDVPEPRPPARDPAKLVTMDTYRPKRPTTLNLFPQVPRTQDTLNNNSLGKKYSWQEKVSHSSSPLKTGERTPPHEHICLSDEDKLQTHTKDCGTSTDTPIRRPASSKQSHAPAPPVAPPPAPPSKAPPGIVEAGHRDRIRYHTDVRLEPTEEIYLTPVQRSTEALEPDRPIAAHTGHMSVSSDNEGPPPYQPPLYEQLNPAISEVEEEMPPPSYASCIAASAALDLSSRTTIRKTKELDLGELSYGDGGAGEARAQSYRDSGIGRTSMSSSEASGLSYDSVKYTLVVDEDAQLELVSLRQCYHGYSDDSDSATVYDNCVSSPYESALGEEFEEDDEEVGAGVGVVRREATACLSEDSTPEADIPFSRKFLNVFMNGRSRSSSAESFGLFSCVINGEERNQSHRAVYRFVPRHEDELELEVDDPLLVEVQAEDYWYEGYNMRTGARGIFPAYYAIEVNKEPEPEQIKVRSEDWVERYRLKFLGSVQVPYHKGNDVLCAAMQKIATNRRMTLQYNPPSSCILEINMKGVKLVVQDDYTAYDADGNGSHFFQLKNISFCGYHPKNSKYFGFITKHPADQRFACHVFVSENSTKHLAAAVGKAFQIYYKEFVEVTCPTEDIYLE, from the exons GTTCAGATGAAGCGAGCGtgcggtggagtgtgtggtggagtgtgtggcGGAGTGTGTGGAGCAGTGGGGCAGGTCcaggctgatctggagaagatcgAGCCCATCGACTCCGGCGGAGACGTACCAGAACCCAGACCACCTGCCAGAGACCCCGCCAAGCTCGTTACCATGGATACGTACCGGCCCAAACGACCCACCACCCTCAACCTGTTTCCACAGGTGCCCCGCACACAG GACACATTGAATAATAACTCACTGGGGAAGAAGTACAGCTGGCAGGAGAAAGTGTCTCACTCATCCTCTCCTCTGAAAACAG GAGAAAGGACCCCGCCCCATGAGCACATCTGTCTGAGTGACGAGGATAAGCTCCAGACCCACACCAAAGACTGCGGAACCTCCACTGACACGCCCATCAGAAGACCCGCCTCTTCTAAGCAGAGCCACGCCCCTGCTCCTCCAGTGGCTCCACCTCCGGCCCCACCCTCCAAGGCCCCTCCGGGAATAGTGGAGGCGGGGCATCGCGATCGGATTCGTTACCACACGGATGTACGTCTGGAACCAACAGAGGAGATTTATCTGACACCGGTCCAGCGCAGCACCGAGGCTCTAGAGCCGGACAGGCCAATAGCGGCTCACACTGGCCACATGTCCGTCAGCTCAGACAACGAGGGTCCGCCTCCTTACCAGCCTCCACTGTATGAACAGCTAAATCCTGCCATCAGTGAGGTAGAGGAGGAAATGCCTCCGCCTTCTTACGCCTCTTGCATTGCAGCTTCTGCAGCTCTGGACCTTAGCAGCAGAACGACTATCAGAAAAACCAAGGAGCTGGACCTTGGTGAGCTCAGCTACGGAGATGGAGGTGCTGGAGAAGCTCGAGCCCAGAGTTACAGAGACTCCGGGATTGGCCGGACTTCCATGAGCAGCTCAGAGGCCAGCGGCCTATCGTACGACTCGGTCAAATACACACTAGTGGTGGACGAGGACGCTCAGCTGGAGCTGGTCAGTTTGAGACAGTGTTATCATGGTTACAGCGACGACAGCGATTCGGCTACGGTTTACGATAACTGTGTTTCATCGCCGTACGAATCGGCTCTCGGGGAGGAGTttgaggaggatgatgaggaggtAGGGGCTGGAGTGGGCGTGGTCAGACGAGAGGCCACAGCCTGCCTCTCAGAAGACTCCACCCCTGAGGCAGACATACCGTTTTCCAGAAAGTTCCTCAACGTGTTCATGAACGGACGCTCACGCTCCTCCA GTGCAGAGTCGTTCGGGCTGTTCTCCTGTGTTATTAATGGAGAGGAAAGAAATCAGAGCCACAGGGCCGTATACAG aTTTGTTCCTCGGCATGAGGATGAGTTGGAGCTGGAGGTGGACGACCCCCTGCTGGTGGAAGTGCAGGCGGAGGATTACTGGTATGAAGGCTATAACATGCGGACGGGAGCGAGAGGTATATTCCCCGCATACTACGCCATCGAGGTCAACAAGGAGCCGGAGCCGGAGCAGATTAAAG TGCGAAGTGAAGACTGGGTGGAAAGATACAGGCTGAAATTCCTTGGCTCTGTTCAAGTGCCCTACCACAAAGGAAATGATGTGCTGTGTGCAGCCATGCAGAAG ATTGCCACCAACAGAAGAATGACGCTGCAGTATAATCCTCCCTCATCCTGCATCCTGGAAATCAACATGAAAGGAGTGAAGCTGGTGGTGCAGGATGATTACACAGCCTATGACGCA GACGGTAATGGTAGTCACTTCTTCCAGCTGAAGAACATCTCCTTCTGCGGATACCATCCCAAAAACAGCAA ATACTTTGGCTTCATCACAAAGCACCCGGCTGATCAGAGGTTTGCCTGCCATGTCTTTGTCTCTGAAAACTCCACTAAGCACCTCGCCGCAGCTGTAGG GAAAGCTTTCCAGATCTACTATAAAGAGTTTGTGGAAGTCACGTGCCCTACAGAGGACATTTATCTGGAATAA
- the mapk8ip1b gene encoding C-Jun-amino-terminal kinase-interacting protein 1 isoform X2: MDAGERGGEEDWMEDQWEKWLTHDISLDEFEDEDLSEITEITDERGLSLNCNSLDIHKVQMKRACGGVCGGVCGGVCGAVGQVQADLEKIEPIDSGGDVPEPRPPARDPAKLVTMDTYRPKRPTTLNLFPQVPRTQDTLNNNSLGKKYSWQEKVSHSSSPLKTGERTPPHEHICLSDEDKLQTHTKDCGTSTDTPIRRPASSKQSHAPAPPVAPPPAPPSKAPPGIVEAGHRDRIRYHTDVRLEPTEEIYLTPVQRSTEALEPDRPIAAHTGHMSVSSDNEGPPPYQPPLYEQLNPAISEVEEEMPPPSYASCIAASAALDLSSRTTIRKTKELDLGELSYGDGGAGEARAQSYRDSGIGRTSMSSSEASGLSYDSVKYTLVVDEDAQLELVSLRQCYHGYSDDSDSATVYDNCVSSPYESALGEEFEEDDEEVGAGVGVVRREATACLSEDSTPEADIPFSRKFLNVFMNGRSRSSSAESFGLFSCVINGEERNQSHRAVYRFVPRHEDELELEVDDPLLVEVQAEDYWYEGYNMRTGARGIFPAYYAIEVNKEPEPEQIKVRSEDWVERYRLKFLGSVQVPYHKGNDVLCAAMQKIATNRRMTLQYNPPSSCILEINMKGVKLVVQDDYTAYDADGNGSHFFQLKNISFCGYHPKNSKYFGFITKHPADQRFACHVFVSENSTKHLAAAVGKAFQIYYKEFVEVTCPTEDIYLE, translated from the exons GTTCAGATGAAGCGAGCGtgcggtggagtgtgtggtggagtgtgtggcGGAGTGTGTGGAGCAGTGGGGCAGGTCcaggctgatctggagaagatcgAGCCCATCGACTCCGGCGGAGACGTACCAGAACCCAGACCACCTGCCAGAGACCCCGCCAAGCTCGTTACCATGGATACGTACCGGCCCAAACGACCCACCACCCTCAACCTGTTTCCACAGGTGCCCCGCACACAG GACACATTGAATAATAACTCACTGGGGAAGAAGTACAGCTGGCAGGAGAAAGTGTCTCACTCATCCTCTCCTCTGAAAACAG GAGAAAGGACCCCGCCCCATGAGCACATCTGTCTGAGTGACGAGGATAAGCTCCAGACCCACACCAAAGACTGCGGAACCTCCACTGACACGCCCATCAGAAGACCCGCCTCTTCTAAGCAGAGCCACGCCCCTGCTCCTCCAGTGGCTCCACCTCCGGCCCCACCCTCCAAGGCCCCTCCGGGAATAGTGGAGGCGGGGCATCGCGATCGGATTCGTTACCACACGGATGTACGTCTGGAACCAACAGAGGAGATTTATCTGACACCGGTCCAGCGCAGCACCGAGGCTCTAGAGCCGGACAGGCCAATAGCGGCTCACACTGGCCACATGTCCGTCAGCTCAGACAACGAGGGTCCGCCTCCTTACCAGCCTCCACTGTATGAACAGCTAAATCCTGCCATCAGTGAGGTAGAGGAGGAAATGCCTCCGCCTTCTTACGCCTCTTGCATTGCAGCTTCTGCAGCTCTGGACCTTAGCAGCAGAACGACTATCAGAAAAACCAAGGAGCTGGACCTTGGTGAGCTCAGCTACGGAGATGGAGGTGCTGGAGAAGCTCGAGCCCAGAGTTACAGAGACTCCGGGATTGGCCGGACTTCCATGAGCAGCTCAGAGGCCAGCGGCCTATCGTACGACTCGGTCAAATACACACTAGTGGTGGACGAGGACGCTCAGCTGGAGCTGGTCAGTTTGAGACAGTGTTATCATGGTTACAGCGACGACAGCGATTCGGCTACGGTTTACGATAACTGTGTTTCATCGCCGTACGAATCGGCTCTCGGGGAGGAGTttgaggaggatgatgaggaggtAGGGGCTGGAGTGGGCGTGGTCAGACGAGAGGCCACAGCCTGCCTCTCAGAAGACTCCACCCCTGAGGCAGACATACCGTTTTCCAGAAAGTTCCTCAACGTGTTCATGAACGGACGCTCACGCTCCTCCA GTGCAGAGTCGTTCGGGCTGTTCTCCTGTGTTATTAATGGAGAGGAAAGAAATCAGAGCCACAGGGCCGTATACAG aTTTGTTCCTCGGCATGAGGATGAGTTGGAGCTGGAGGTGGACGACCCCCTGCTGGTGGAAGTGCAGGCGGAGGATTACTGGTATGAAGGCTATAACATGCGGACGGGAGCGAGAGGTATATTCCCCGCATACTACGCCATCGAGGTCAACAAGGAGCCGGAGCCGGAGCAGATTAAAG TGCGAAGTGAAGACTGGGTGGAAAGATACAGGCTGAAATTCCTTGGCTCTGTTCAAGTGCCCTACCACAAAGGAAATGATGTGCTGTGTGCAGCCATGCAGAAG ATTGCCACCAACAGAAGAATGACGCTGCAGTATAATCCTCCCTCATCCTGCATCCTGGAAATCAACATGAAAGGAGTGAAGCTGGTGGTGCAGGATGATTACACAGCCTATGACGCA GACGGTAATGGTAGTCACTTCTTCCAGCTGAAGAACATCTCCTTCTGCGGATACCATCCCAAAAACAGCAA ATACTTTGGCTTCATCACAAAGCACCCGGCTGATCAGAGGTTTGCCTGCCATGTCTTTGTCTCTGAAAACTCCACTAAGCACCTCGCCGCAGCTGTAGG GAAAGCTTTCCAGATCTACTATAAAGAGTTTGTGGAAGTCACGTGCCCTACAGAGGACATTTATCTGGAATAA